Proteins from a genomic interval of Kribbella aluminosa:
- a CDS encoding FadR/GntR family transcriptional regulator encodes MAATDKALAGLRQMIASGELGPGAKFPPEPELCDHLGVSRSSLREAVRSLGALGVIESRHGSGTYVSALDPAAIISRFSLSVELIPLEGVLELLEVRRVLESHATATAAARQDLDLAEQLGKVLDRLESTTDATEIQHLDAEFHGLICIAGGNPTVTALTEVIRGRGGHYRIFEPGADFDAIKRTSDRGHRAILSAILTRDPAAAATAASAHIAQTEVWLRALRPEPRPALP; translated from the coding sequence ACGGACAAGGCGCTGGCCGGGTTGCGGCAGATGATCGCGTCCGGGGAGCTCGGGCCGGGGGCGAAGTTCCCGCCGGAGCCGGAGTTGTGCGACCACCTGGGGGTGTCCCGGAGCTCGTTGCGGGAGGCGGTCCGGTCGCTCGGTGCGCTCGGCGTGATCGAGTCCCGGCACGGCTCGGGGACGTACGTCTCGGCACTCGACCCGGCGGCGATCATCAGCCGGTTCTCGCTGTCGGTCGAGCTGATCCCGCTCGAGGGCGTCCTCGAACTGCTCGAGGTACGCCGGGTGCTCGAGTCACACGCCACCGCGACCGCGGCCGCCCGCCAGGATCTGGACCTTGCCGAGCAGCTCGGCAAGGTCCTCGACCGGCTGGAGTCGACCACCGACGCGACCGAGATCCAGCACCTGGACGCCGAGTTCCACGGCCTGATCTGCATCGCCGGCGGCAATCCGACCGTCACCGCGCTCACCGAGGTGATCCGCGGCCGCGGCGGGCACTACCGGATCTTCGAGCCGGGCGCCGACTTCGACGCGATCAAGCGGACCAGCGACCGCGGCCACCGCGCGATCCTGTCCGCGATCCTGACCCGCGACCCGGCCGCCGCCGCGACCGCCGCGTCCGCGCACATCGCCCAGACCGAGGTCTGGCTGCGCGCTCTGCGTCCAGAGCCGCGGCCGGCCCTGCCATGA
- a CDS encoding GNAT family N-acetyltransferase, which produces MTHPPATGPALNWALRPATAADLEPLVELRAVVMRPDLERLGRYDAHRVRQRLRDSFSPAHTQIIEVDTGFAGSITVRPATAARWLEHFYLNPRHQGRGLGTAVLGTVLATADADQATVRLNVLQGSPARNLYERHGFVVDSEDPVDVFMIRKFL; this is translated from the coding sequence ATGACCCATCCACCCGCGACCGGACCCGCCCTGAACTGGGCCCTTCGGCCCGCGACAGCCGCCGACCTCGAACCGCTCGTCGAGCTCCGCGCCGTCGTGATGCGTCCCGACCTGGAACGCCTCGGGCGGTACGACGCACACCGGGTCCGGCAACGCCTCCGCGACTCGTTCTCCCCGGCGCACACCCAGATCATCGAGGTCGACACCGGATTCGCGGGCTCGATCACGGTTCGCCCGGCAACTGCCGCGCGATGGCTCGAGCACTTCTACCTGAACCCACGCCATCAGGGCCGGGGCCTCGGCACCGCGGTCCTGGGAACCGTGCTCGCCACCGCCGATGCGGATCAGGCGACCGTCAGGCTGAACGTCCTGCAAGGAAGCCCAGCCCGCAACCTCTACGAACGGCACGGCTTCGTAGTCGACAGTGAAGACCCAGTGGACGTCTTCATGATCCGGAAATTTCTCTAA
- a CDS encoding glycosyl hydrolase family 28-related protein — MSRSHVITLALLGALLTAQPAAAQPAPRITRAGLDPALVTGRGADVPFVEQEAENATFTGVKIGPGRDAYTLPAEASGRTAVRLQPTQYVEFTLTRPANAFTLRYSIPDAPAGGGITAPLDMTVDGKHKRTMTLTSQYAWLYGMYPFSNDPNVDPTPGWWKPEPDPVAKPFRPNHFYDEQRVLLDRTHQAGDKVRFAVPRSTTAAWTVLDVADFELVQAPSKQPARSLDVRLFGADPTGRRDAAPAIERTIAAAKELGRSVFIPAGTFQVNRHIVVDQVTIRGAGNWWTIIKGKVLPLPQPAPDKSTHSAPGFYGRYAADGGSTGVHLSDFAIESDVRERIDTDQVNGIGGAIGGGSTIENLYLHHTKVGIWLDGPMDGLLIKNNVITDAVADGINLHLGVSNVRATGNFVRNSGDDGLAMWSESNAGGLVNHDNVYDHNTVQTPVLANDIAIYGGRDNAVTDNLVADPIREGSTLHAGSRFNATPFEGTLTFARNTTVRGT, encoded by the coding sequence ATGTCCCGTTCACACGTGATCACACTCGCGCTGCTCGGCGCCCTACTCACAGCTCAACCAGCCGCGGCGCAGCCGGCCCCGCGGATCACCCGCGCCGGGCTCGATCCCGCGCTCGTCACCGGCCGCGGCGCCGACGTACCGTTCGTCGAACAGGAGGCGGAGAACGCCACCTTTACCGGCGTGAAGATCGGCCCGGGGCGGGACGCGTACACGCTGCCGGCCGAGGCTTCCGGGCGGACCGCCGTACGGCTGCAGCCCACGCAGTACGTCGAGTTCACGCTGACCCGCCCAGCGAATGCGTTCACCCTTCGGTACAGCATCCCGGACGCGCCGGCCGGTGGTGGCATCACCGCGCCACTGGACATGACGGTCGACGGCAAGCACAAGCGCACGATGACCCTGACGTCGCAGTACGCCTGGCTCTACGGCATGTATCCGTTCTCGAACGATCCGAACGTCGACCCGACCCCGGGCTGGTGGAAGCCCGAACCCGATCCGGTCGCCAAGCCGTTCCGTCCGAACCACTTCTACGACGAACAGCGCGTGCTGCTGGACCGGACGCACCAGGCAGGCGACAAGGTGCGGTTCGCCGTACCGCGGAGCACGACCGCGGCCTGGACCGTCCTCGACGTCGCGGACTTCGAGCTGGTGCAGGCGCCGTCGAAGCAGCCGGCGCGTTCGCTCGACGTCCGGCTGTTCGGCGCCGACCCGACCGGACGGCGGGACGCGGCGCCCGCGATCGAACGCACGATCGCCGCCGCGAAGGAGCTCGGCCGGTCGGTGTTCATCCCGGCCGGCACGTTCCAGGTGAACCGGCACATCGTCGTCGACCAGGTGACGATCCGCGGCGCCGGCAACTGGTGGACGATCATCAAGGGCAAGGTGCTGCCGCTGCCCCAACCGGCGCCGGACAAGTCCACGCACAGCGCGCCCGGCTTCTACGGCCGGTACGCCGCCGACGGCGGGAGTACCGGCGTACACCTGTCGGACTTCGCGATCGAGAGCGACGTCCGCGAGCGCATCGACACCGACCAGGTGAACGGGATCGGCGGCGCGATCGGCGGCGGCTCGACGATCGAGAACCTGTACCTGCACCACACCAAGGTCGGGATCTGGCTGGACGGTCCGATGGACGGCCTGCTGATCAAGAACAACGTGATCACCGATGCGGTGGCCGACGGCATCAACCTGCACCTCGGGGTGTCGAACGTCCGGGCGACCGGCAACTTCGTCCGGAACAGCGGCGACGACGGGCTGGCGATGTGGTCGGAGTCCAACGCCGGCGGCCTGGTCAACCACGACAACGTCTACGACCACAACACCGTGCAGACGCCGGTGCTGGCCAACGACATCGCGATCTACGGCGGCCGCGACAACGCGGTCACCGACAACCTGGTCGCGGACCCGATCCGCGAGGGCAGCACGCTGCACGCCGGGTCCCGGTTCAACGCGACACCGTTCGAGGGGACGCTGACGTTCGCCCGCAACACCACGGTCCGCGGGACCTGA
- a CDS encoding MFS transporter, translated as MSTIDPSRQRRILAILVVSAVLIWIDSTVLGIALERLADPVDGLGATPGQLQWAVGIYSLLFATALFLAGALGDRYGHRTVLMTGLLVFGAASAWAAWATDPVGLILARATMGLGGALIMPTSMAIIGWTFPPERRAGAIAIWSSSAGVGVAVGPVLGGLLIDHFWWGSVFTINLPIVAFGLIGAAVVLPNPRSPQRRRLDPLGLSLSTLGLLGLSYGLIEGGHQGGWDRWQVWASIAAGLVLLAGFLFSEWREHEPSFDPRLFGNRRFAAGNFSLAAVFLTLTGQSFYLAFYLQGARGMSALHAGLMSLPSAVGVIVGAPLGARLAARLGVAKVSGPAILALALCFAANLLYDVNTSLIVIGIIGGLAGLAIGMTVAPTTAAVMATLPMDRIGAGSAVSNALRQVGSVLGVAVLGTVVSSTYQHRIAPSLTGLPNSDAIGTSAEATRHAAALLHRPDLVQTANDTFVHAMHVAAGVAAGFVLTGAVVLALAFRTARPSQSAVADGAEPERAGIG; from the coding sequence GTGTCCACCATCGACCCTTCGCGGCAACGCCGCATTCTCGCCATCCTGGTCGTCTCGGCCGTACTGATCTGGATCGACTCGACCGTCCTCGGCATCGCCCTCGAACGCCTCGCCGACCCCGTCGACGGACTCGGCGCCACGCCCGGCCAGCTCCAGTGGGCGGTCGGGATCTACTCGCTGCTGTTCGCCACCGCACTCTTCCTGGCCGGCGCCCTCGGCGACCGGTACGGCCATCGCACCGTGCTGATGACCGGCCTGCTCGTCTTCGGCGCCGCATCCGCCTGGGCCGCCTGGGCGACCGATCCGGTCGGCCTGATCCTGGCCCGAGCCACGATGGGCCTCGGCGGCGCGCTGATCATGCCGACGTCGATGGCGATCATCGGCTGGACGTTCCCACCGGAACGCCGGGCCGGCGCGATCGCGATCTGGTCCTCCTCCGCGGGCGTCGGCGTCGCCGTCGGCCCGGTGCTCGGCGGGCTGCTGATCGACCACTTCTGGTGGGGCTCGGTCTTCACCATCAACCTGCCGATCGTCGCGTTCGGCCTGATCGGCGCGGCCGTCGTACTCCCGAACCCGCGCAGCCCGCAGCGCCGCCGGCTCGACCCGCTCGGCCTCAGCCTGTCCACCCTCGGCCTGCTCGGCCTGTCGTACGGCCTGATCGAAGGCGGTCACCAGGGCGGCTGGGACCGCTGGCAGGTGTGGGCGAGTATCGCGGCCGGTCTGGTCCTGCTCGCCGGGTTCCTGTTCTCGGAATGGCGTGAGCACGAGCCGAGCTTCGACCCGCGGCTGTTCGGCAACCGCCGGTTCGCGGCCGGCAACTTCTCGCTCGCCGCGGTCTTCCTCACCCTGACCGGGCAGAGCTTCTACCTCGCGTTCTACCTCCAGGGCGCCCGCGGGATGAGCGCGCTGCATGCCGGGCTGATGTCGCTACCCAGTGCGGTCGGCGTGATCGTCGGTGCCCCGCTCGGCGCCCGCCTGGCCGCGCGCCTCGGTGTCGCGAAGGTCTCCGGCCCGGCGATCCTCGCCCTCGCGCTGTGCTTCGCCGCCAACCTGCTGTACGACGTGAACACCTCGCTGATCGTCATCGGGATCATCGGCGGACTGGCCGGGCTCGCGATCGGGATGACCGTCGCGCCGACCACCGCGGCCGTGATGGCCACCCTCCCGATGGACCGGATCGGTGCCGGCTCCGCGGTCAGCAACGCCCTCCGCCAGGTGGGCAGCGTGCTCGGGGTCGCCGTACTCGGGACCGTCGTGTCGTCGACGTACCAGCACCGGATCGCCCCGTCGCTGACCGGTCTGCCGAACAGCGACGCCATCGGTACGTCGGCCGAAGCGACCCGGCACGCGGCCGCGCTCCTGCACCGGCCGGACCTGGTGCAGACCGCGAACGACACTTTCGTGCACGCGATGCATGTCGCGGCCGGGGTCGCCGCCGGGTTCGTGCTTACCGGCGCGGTCGTGCTGGCGCTCGCGTTCCGGACCGCCAGGCCATCACAATCGGCCGTCGCGGACGGAGCTGAGCCCGAGCGCGCCGGGATCGGCTGA
- a CDS encoding MarR family winged helix-turn-helix transcriptional regulator: protein MDPNDETGCVTFLVRHAWLSMRTALAAALAEHELSVQQYGTLLCVREAPGLTVAEVGRVVGTTRQSANELITGMERAGLVERRPNPNDRRTQQVHLTAGGERRLADAAPAIRKVENELEAAFSKTDRATARAWLAHMVTAVEG, encoded by the coding sequence ATGGACCCCAACGACGAGACCGGGTGTGTGACGTTTCTGGTGCGGCACGCCTGGCTGAGCATGCGGACGGCGTTGGCGGCCGCGCTGGCCGAGCACGAGCTGTCGGTGCAGCAGTACGGGACGCTGCTCTGCGTGCGGGAGGCCCCGGGCCTCACGGTCGCCGAGGTCGGGCGGGTGGTCGGCACGACGCGGCAGTCCGCGAACGAGCTGATCACCGGGATGGAGCGCGCCGGGCTCGTCGAGCGGCGCCCGAACCCGAACGACCGGCGTACCCAGCAGGTGCACCTCACCGCGGGCGGCGAACGCCGGCTGGCCGACGCGGCGCCGGCGATCCGCAAGGTCGAGAACGAACTCGAGGCCGCCTTCAGCAAGACCGACCGCGCCACCGCGCGCGCCTGGCTTGCACACATGGTCACCGCAGTCGAGGGTTGA
- a CDS encoding pyridoxal phosphate-dependent aminotransferase produces the protein MRAHAERLDGLGTTIFAEMSALAVATGSVNLGQGFPDQDGPDSLLEGAIAAIRSGANQYPPGRGIPALRQAIVDHQQRFYGLAYDPGTQVLVTTGATEAIAAALLAYVEPGDEVIALEPYYDSYAAGIAFAGGRRVPVTLRAPSYRLDLDELRAAVTPRTKVLLINSPHNPTGTVLTDEELRGICAVALEHDLVVITDEVYEHLVYDGTHRPLASYDGMADRTVSISSAGKTFAVTGWKIGWVTGSPEVVTAVNTAKQFLTYVSGAPFQPAVADALALGNDYYDGLRAGLRSRRDLLADGLGEFGFEVHRPAATYFITTDIRPLGYTDGIDFCRQLPERAGVVAIPHQVFYDNTEAGKPLVRWAFCKRPEVLQEALIRLQKL, from the coding sequence ATGCGCGCACACGCTGAGCGGTTGGACGGGCTGGGTACGACGATCTTCGCGGAGATGTCCGCGCTGGCGGTGGCGACCGGGTCGGTGAACCTCGGCCAGGGGTTCCCGGACCAGGACGGGCCGGACTCGTTGCTGGAGGGCGCGATCGCGGCGATCCGCTCCGGTGCGAACCAGTACCCGCCGGGTCGCGGCATCCCCGCGCTCCGGCAGGCGATCGTCGACCACCAGCAGCGGTTCTACGGGCTCGCGTACGACCCCGGCACGCAGGTCCTGGTCACCACCGGCGCCACCGAGGCGATCGCGGCCGCACTGCTCGCGTACGTCGAGCCCGGCGACGAGGTGATCGCGCTCGAGCCGTACTACGACTCGTACGCGGCCGGGATCGCGTTCGCCGGCGGCCGCCGGGTACCGGTCACGTTGCGCGCCCCGTCGTACCGGCTGGATCTCGACGAGCTGCGCGCCGCGGTCACGCCACGGACGAAGGTGCTGCTGATCAACTCACCGCACAACCCGACCGGCACCGTCCTCACCGACGAGGAACTGCGCGGGATCTGCGCGGTCGCCCTCGAGCACGACCTGGTCGTGATCACGGACGAGGTCTACGAACACCTGGTGTACGACGGCACGCACCGGCCGCTGGCGTCGTACGACGGGATGGCCGACCGGACCGTGTCGATCAGCAGCGCCGGGAAGACGTTCGCGGTCACCGGGTGGAAGATCGGGTGGGTCACCGGTTCGCCCGAGGTGGTGACCGCGGTGAACACCGCGAAGCAGTTCCTGACCTACGTCTCCGGCGCCCCGTTTCAGCCCGCCGTCGCCGATGCGCTTGCCCTCGGCAACGACTACTACGACGGCCTGCGCGCCGGCCTGCGGTCCCGCCGCGACCTGCTCGCCGACGGCCTCGGCGAGTTCGGCTTCGAGGTCCACCGCCCGGCTGCCACGTACTTCATCACCACCGACATCCGCCCGCTCGGCTACACCGACGGCATCGACTTCTGCCGCCAGCTCCCCGAACGCGCCGGCGTCGTGGCCATCCCCCACCAGGTCTTCTACGACAACACCGAAGCCGGCAAACCCCTGGTCCGCTGGGCCTTCTGCAAACGCCCCGAAGTCCTCCAGGAAGCCCTCATCCGCCTGCAGAAGCTCTAG
- a CDS encoding dihydrofolate reductase family protein, which translates to MRKIIASTLMTLDGVVEDPGGFGGTSFGGWAQPYFGEEAVRRSIEKLASCDYFLCGRRTYEMFAAAWGAADGPYADRLRELPKLVASSTLTGELTWNATLLEGDAIAALKRIKEEEDGGDIMMYGNPALLHTLLENGLVDQLDIMLHPIVLGTGTKLSGPRTELKLVQQDTLPSGVIALGYEAV; encoded by the coding sequence ATGCGCAAGATCATCGCTTCGACGCTGATGACGCTCGACGGTGTGGTGGAGGATCCGGGAGGTTTCGGCGGTACGTCGTTCGGCGGCTGGGCGCAGCCGTACTTCGGAGAGGAGGCGGTCCGGCGGTCCATCGAGAAGCTGGCGTCGTGCGACTACTTCCTGTGCGGGCGCCGTACCTATGAGATGTTCGCGGCCGCCTGGGGTGCCGCGGACGGGCCGTACGCCGACCGGCTCCGCGAGCTGCCCAAACTTGTTGCCTCCAGCACCTTGACCGGCGAGCTGACCTGGAACGCGACGCTCCTGGAGGGCGACGCGATCGCGGCGCTCAAGCGGATCAAGGAGGAGGAGGACGGTGGCGACATCATGATGTACGGCAACCCGGCGCTGCTGCACACCCTGCTGGAGAACGGCCTGGTCGACCAGCTGGACATCATGCTGCACCCGATCGTGCTCGGCACCGGGACGAAGCTGTCCGGACCACGCACCGAGCTTAAGCTGGTCCAGCAGGACACCCTGCCGTCGGGTGTCATCGCGCTCGGCTACGAAGCCGTATAG
- the clpB gene encoding ATP-dependent chaperone ClpB, which translates to MDVQRLTTLARETLSVAIRQTSAAGNPTVEPIHLLSALLAQPEGTTIGLLEAAGGDPDAVRRKTAEQLSRLPKASGGSVQAPSLSPKTGDVLNQAEQRALGLGDEYVSTEHLLIALAAVEGAAQSALGVTADALLTAFGEMRGNRRITSPEAEGTTKSLEKYGVDLTERAKDGKLDPVIGRDTEIRRVVQVLSRRTKNNPVLIGEPGVGKTAVVEGLAQRIIAGDVPESLRGRRLISLDLGAMVAGAKYRGEFEERLKAVLTEIKESDGQIITFIDELHTVVGAGASGEGAMDAGNMLKPMLARGELRMIGATTLDEYRTRIEKDPALERRFQQVFVGEPSVEDSIAILRGLKERYEAHHKVAISDSALVAAATLSNRYITGRQLPDKAIDLVDEAASRLRMEIDSSPVEIDSLRRTVDRLKMEELALSREDDASSQERLERLRADLADREEELRALEARWEREKSGLNRVGEIKERIDELRGQAERAQRDGDLETAARILYGEIPQLTKELEEADAEEEVAEGPEAMVNEEVGPTEIAEVIAMWTGIPTGRLLEGETGKLLRMEDELAHRLIGQREAVKAVSDAVRRARAGISDPDRPTGSFLFLGPTGVGKTELAKALADFLFDDERAMVRIDMSEYGEKHSVARLVGAPPGYVGYEEGGQLTEAVRRRPYSVILLDEVEKAHPEVFDILLQVLDDGRLTDGQGRTVDFRNVILILTSNLGSAYLADMSLDDKVKRDQVMAVVRQSFKPEFINRLDEIVLFDALGSEELTQIVGLQIDSLQKRLADRRITLDVDEGAMEWLAMTGYDPVYGARPLRRLVQSAIGDELARGLLDGSIRDGETVRVTLNESKDALDVSAAR; encoded by the coding sequence ATGGACGTTCAACGGTTGACGACGCTGGCCCGGGAAACCCTGTCGGTCGCGATCCGTCAGACGTCCGCGGCGGGCAACCCGACCGTGGAACCGATTCACCTGCTGTCCGCGCTGCTCGCGCAGCCCGAGGGTACGACGATCGGCCTGCTCGAGGCGGCCGGTGGCGACCCCGACGCGGTCCGCCGGAAGACCGCCGAGCAGCTGAGCCGGCTGCCGAAGGCGAGCGGCGGCAGCGTGCAGGCGCCGAGCCTGTCGCCGAAGACCGGCGACGTGCTGAACCAGGCGGAGCAGCGGGCGCTCGGGCTAGGCGATGAATACGTATCCACCGAGCACCTGCTGATCGCGCTCGCGGCCGTCGAGGGCGCTGCGCAGAGTGCGCTCGGTGTGACGGCGGACGCCCTGCTGACCGCGTTCGGCGAGATGCGCGGCAACCGGCGGATCACCTCTCCGGAGGCCGAGGGCACCACCAAGAGCCTGGAGAAGTACGGCGTCGACCTGACCGAGCGCGCCAAGGACGGCAAGCTCGACCCGGTGATCGGCCGGGACACCGAGATCCGGCGCGTCGTCCAGGTGCTGTCCCGCCGTACCAAGAACAACCCGGTGCTGATCGGTGAGCCCGGCGTCGGCAAGACCGCCGTCGTCGAGGGGCTGGCCCAGCGGATCATCGCGGGCGACGTACCCGAGTCGCTGCGCGGTCGCCGGCTGATCAGCCTCGACCTCGGCGCGATGGTCGCTGGTGCGAAGTACCGCGGTGAGTTCGAGGAGCGGCTGAAGGCGGTGCTGACCGAGATCAAGGAGTCCGACGGTCAGATCATCACGTTCATCGACGAGCTGCACACGGTCGTCGGCGCCGGTGCGTCCGGCGAGGGCGCGATGGACGCCGGGAACATGCTGAAGCCGATGCTGGCCCGCGGCGAGCTGCGGATGATCGGTGCCACCACGCTCGACGAGTACCGGACGCGGATCGAGAAGGACCCCGCGCTGGAGCGCCGTTTCCAGCAGGTGTTCGTCGGTGAGCCGTCGGTCGAGGACTCGATCGCGATCCTGCGCGGCCTGAAGGAGCGCTACGAGGCGCACCACAAGGTCGCGATCTCCGACTCGGCGCTGGTCGCTGCGGCGACGCTGTCCAACCGGTACATCACCGGCCGGCAGCTGCCCGACAAGGCGATCGACCTGGTCGACGAGGCCGCGTCCCGGCTGCGGATGGAGATCGACTCGTCCCCGGTCGAGATCGACTCGCTGCGGCGTACCGTCGACCGGCTGAAGATGGAGGAGCTCGCGTTGTCCCGCGAGGACGACGCCTCGTCCCAGGAGCGGCTGGAGCGGCTGCGCGCCGACCTCGCGGACCGCGAGGAGGAGCTGCGCGCGCTCGAGGCCCGCTGGGAGCGGGAGAAGTCCGGCCTGAACCGGGTCGGTGAGATCAAGGAGCGGATCGACGAGCTGCGCGGCCAGGCCGAGCGTGCCCAGCGCGACGGCGACCTGGAGACCGCGGCCCGGATCCTGTACGGCGAGATCCCGCAACTCACCAAGGAGCTCGAGGAGGCCGACGCCGAGGAAGAGGTTGCCGAAGGCCCCGAAGCGATGGTGAACGAGGAGGTCGGCCCGACCGAGATCGCCGAGGTGATCGCGATGTGGACCGGCATCCCGACCGGCCGGCTGCTCGAGGGCGAGACCGGCAAGCTGCTCCGGATGGAGGACGAGCTCGCGCACCGGCTGATCGGTCAGCGCGAGGCGGTCAAGGCCGTGAGTGACGCCGTACGGCGGGCTCGGGCCGGCATCTCCGACCCGGACCGGCCGACCGGATCGTTCCTGTTCCTCGGCCCGACCGGTGTGGGCAAGACCGAGCTGGCGAAGGCGCTCGCGGACTTCCTGTTCGACGACGAGCGGGCGATGGTCCGGATCGACATGTCGGAGTACGGCGAGAAGCACAGCGTCGCGCGGCTGGTCGGCGCCCCGCCCGGGTACGTCGGGTACGAGGAGGGCGGCCAGCTCACCGAGGCAGTGCGGCGCCGTCCGTACTCGGTGATCCTGCTGGACGAGGTGGAGAAGGCGCACCCCGAGGTCTTCGACATCCTCCTGCAGGTGCTGGACGACGGCCGGCTGACCGACGGCCAGGGTCGTACGGTCGACTTCCGGAACGTGATCCTGATCCTGACCAGCAACCTGGGTTCGGCGTACCTGGCCGACATGTCGCTGGACGACAAGGTCAAGCGCGACCAGGTGATGGCGGTGGTGCGGCAGTCGTTCAAGCCGGAGTTCATCAACCGGCTGGACGAGATCGTGCTGTTCGACGCGCTCGGCAGCGAGGAGCTGACGCAGATCGTCGGGCTGCAGATCGACTCGCTGCAGAAGCGGCTCGCCGACCGGCGGATCACCCTGGACGTCGACGAAGGCGCGATGGAGTGGCTGGCGATGACCGGGTACGACCCGGTGTACGGCGCCCGTCCGCTGCGCCGGCTGGTGCAGTCCGCGATCGGCGACGAGCTCGCCCGCGGCCTGCTGGACGGCTCGATCCGCGACGGCGAGACCGTCCGGGTGACGCTCAACGAGTCCAAGGACGCGCTGGACGTGTCCGCCGCACGATGA
- a CDS encoding response regulator transcription factor, with protein MTRRLIDRFAENHVGPEQVAKLDVLTAREREILVLVAKGNSNAEIAADLHLTDHTVKTHVSRMLAKTGTRDRVQAVILAYNAGLVTAGRG; from the coding sequence GTGACCCGGCGGCTGATCGACCGCTTCGCCGAGAACCATGTCGGCCCGGAGCAGGTCGCGAAACTCGACGTACTGACCGCGCGGGAGCGGGAGATCCTGGTCCTGGTTGCCAAGGGCAACTCGAACGCCGAGATCGCCGCTGACCTGCACCTGACCGACCACACGGTGAAGACGCACGTCAGCCGGATGCTCGCCAAGACCGGTACCCGGGACCGCGTCCAGGCCGTCATCCTCGCCTACAACGCCGGCCTGGTGACCGCCGGCCGCGGCTGA
- a CDS encoding GNAT family N-acetyltransferase, whose translation MTLKLETDRLVIRDWEEDDADAALEIYGSADVAPWLSPAIEKVPDATTMRLILHSWIEAQPNFVVPAGRWAVARKDDGEVVGALLIRLLPPYEEDLEIGWQLRPSAWGHGYATEASRGLLRWAFSGGEVDELFAVARPHNKRAIATAKRLGMEWVGETDKYYDLNLQVYRIRASDFRA comes from the coding sequence GTGACCCTGAAGCTGGAGACGGACCGGCTCGTGATCCGGGACTGGGAGGAAGACGACGCCGACGCCGCGCTGGAGATCTACGGCTCCGCCGACGTGGCGCCCTGGCTGTCACCGGCCATCGAGAAGGTGCCGGACGCCACAACCATGCGTTTGATCCTGCACTCCTGGATCGAGGCCCAGCCGAACTTCGTGGTCCCGGCCGGCCGCTGGGCGGTCGCCCGCAAGGACGACGGTGAGGTCGTCGGCGCGCTGCTGATCCGGTTGCTCCCGCCGTACGAGGAGGATCTGGAGATCGGCTGGCAGCTCCGGCCGAGCGCCTGGGGTCACGGGTACGCGACCGAGGCGAGCCGGGGGCTGCTGCGCTGGGCGTTCAGCGGCGGCGAGGTGGACGAGCTGTTCGCCGTCGCCCGGCCGCACAACAAGCGCGCGATCGCGACCGCGAAACGCCTCGGCATGGAGTGGGTCGGCGAGACCGACAAGTACTACGACCTCAATCTCCAGGTGTACCGCATCCGCGCCTCCGACTTCCGCGCCTGA
- a CDS encoding heat shock protein transcriptional repressor HspR encodes MGIPFSQVPTWDDRTPIYVISVAAQLAGMHPQTLRQYDRLGLVVPSRASGRGRRYSAYDVARLRYVQHLSQEEGVNLAGIRHVLALQSEVEDLRKRVNQLLAEVQRGVGVSRRPAASRVFSAGPAGDVIAMGRQQTTTRWIRTQPLELGPR; translated from the coding sequence ATGGGCATCCCGTTCAGCCAGGTGCCGACCTGGGACGACCGCACCCCGATCTACGTGATCTCGGTGGCGGCCCAGCTGGCCGGCATGCACCCGCAGACGTTGCGCCAGTACGACCGGCTCGGCCTGGTGGTGCCGAGCCGGGCGTCCGGCCGCGGCCGGCGGTATTCGGCGTACGACGTGGCCAGGCTGAGGTACGTGCAGCACCTCAGTCAGGAGGAAGGCGTCAACCTCGCGGGAATTCGGCACGTTCTCGCGCTACAGTCCGAAGTGGAGGACCTGCGCAAGCGGGTCAACCAGCTACTGGCAGAGGTCCAGCGCGGTGTCGGCGTCTCGCGACGTCCCGCCGCCAGCCGGGTCTTCTCCGCCGGCCCCGCGGGCGACGTGATCGCCATGGGCCGGCAGCAGACGACCACCCGGTGGATCCGCACCCAGCCTCTGGAACTCGGCCCGCGCTGA